In Helianthus annuus cultivar XRQ/B chromosome 3, HanXRQr2.0-SUNRISE, whole genome shotgun sequence, a single window of DNA contains:
- the LOC110929506 gene encoding nicotinamide/nicotinic acid mononucleotide adenylyltransferase isoform X1, giving the protein MDAALPLDKLMDELSLESVNEDGSSDSDTKGKMHVVLVSTGSFNPPTFMHLRLFELARDALNSKGFHVVGGYMSPVNDAYKKKGLLPAEHRISMCQLACNTSEFVMVDTWEVSLSLSLSHARAHAHKAAKQSSFQRSLTVLSRIRSFFCDNGLIPNAFLKVMLVCGSDLLESFAIPGVWIPEQVRAIVRDYGVVCIRREGQDIEKIISSDEILTEYKSNIEVVNEIVPNRISSTIVRDCISRGLSVKYLTSDEVIDYIKRNRLYTNAAT; this is encoded by the exons ATGGATGCTGCTTTGCCGCTCGATAAGTTAATGGACGAGTTATCGTTAGAGTCCGTGAATGAAGATGGCTCATCAGATTCTGACACAAA GGGAAAAATGCATGTAGTATTGGTATCAACTGGAAGCTTCAATCCTCCTACTTTCATGCATTTACGCCTTTTTG AATTGGCAAGGGATGCACTTAACTCCAAAGGGTTTCACGTTGTCGGAGGTTATATGTCACCTGTAAATGATGCATACAAGAAAAAG GGTCTCTTACCAGCCGAGCACCGTATCTCAATGTGCCAACTAGCTTGCAACACTTCTGAGTTCGTAATGGTGGATACCTGGgaggtctctctctctctctctctctcacacgcGCGCGCGCATGCACACAAAGCG GCAAAACAAAGTTCATTTCAACGATCATTGACTGTGCTGTCAAGAATCAGGAGCTTTTTTTGTGATAACGGGCTGATACCTAATG CATTCTTAAAGGTTATGCTTGTTTGTGGCTCTGATCTGCTAGAATCTTTTGCCATTCCTGGAGTTTGGATACCTGAACAG GTCAGGGCTATAGTCAGAGATTACGGTGTGGTTTGTATCCGCAGAGAAGGTCAAGACATTGAAAAAATCATCTCAAGTGATGAAATCTTGACAGAATACAAG AGTAATATTGAAGTGGTGAATGAAATAGTACCGAACCGTATCAGTTCAACTATAGTAAG AGATTGCATTTCACGGGGTTTGTCGGTAAAATATCTGACGTCAGATGAAGTTATCGATTATATTAAACGAAACCGACTTTATACCAACGCTGCAACTTGA
- the LOC110929506 gene encoding nicotinamide/nicotinic acid mononucleotide adenylyltransferase isoform X2 produces MDAALPLDKLMDELSLESVNEDGSSDSDTKGKMHVVLVSTGSFNPPTFMHLRLFELARDALNSKGFHVVGGYMSPVNDAYKKKGLLPAEHRISMCQLACNTSEFVMVDTWEAKQSSFQRSLTVLSRIRSFFCDNGLIPNAFLKVMLVCGSDLLESFAIPGVWIPEQVRAIVRDYGVVCIRREGQDIEKIISSDEILTEYKSNIEVVNEIVPNRISSTIVRDCISRGLSVKYLTSDEVIDYIKRNRLYTNAAT; encoded by the exons ATGGATGCTGCTTTGCCGCTCGATAAGTTAATGGACGAGTTATCGTTAGAGTCCGTGAATGAAGATGGCTCATCAGATTCTGACACAAA GGGAAAAATGCATGTAGTATTGGTATCAACTGGAAGCTTCAATCCTCCTACTTTCATGCATTTACGCCTTTTTG AATTGGCAAGGGATGCACTTAACTCCAAAGGGTTTCACGTTGTCGGAGGTTATATGTCACCTGTAAATGATGCATACAAGAAAAAG GGTCTCTTACCAGCCGAGCACCGTATCTCAATGTGCCAACTAGCTTGCAACACTTCTGAGTTCGTAATGGTGGATACCTGGgag GCAAAACAAAGTTCATTTCAACGATCATTGACTGTGCTGTCAAGAATCAGGAGCTTTTTTTGTGATAACGGGCTGATACCTAATG CATTCTTAAAGGTTATGCTTGTTTGTGGCTCTGATCTGCTAGAATCTTTTGCCATTCCTGGAGTTTGGATACCTGAACAG GTCAGGGCTATAGTCAGAGATTACGGTGTGGTTTGTATCCGCAGAGAAGGTCAAGACATTGAAAAAATCATCTCAAGTGATGAAATCTTGACAGAATACAAG AGTAATATTGAAGTGGTGAATGAAATAGTACCGAACCGTATCAGTTCAACTATAGTAAG AGATTGCATTTCACGGGGTTTGTCGGTAAAATATCTGACGTCAGATGAAGTTATCGATTATATTAAACGAAACCGACTTTATACCAACGCTGCAACTTGA